A window of Candidatus Chlorobium masyuteum genomic DNA:
TAAACCGCCCCGATCTTTATAAAAATGCTGCGAGTTTAAATATTAAAACAAACGCTATGTCGAATCCATTGCTTCTTGTTGTTGAAGACGACCGGAATCTCTCAAAGCTCCTGGAATTCAATCTTGAGCGGGCTGGATATGCATGCAATATTTCTGAAAGTGGAGAAAACGCTTTTGAGCAGCTTTCCCGAAAATGTTTTGATCTTATTCTGCTCGATATCATGCTTCCAGGCATGAACGGATTTGAGCTTTGTCAGAAAATCAAACAGCATCAGATATACAAAGATATTCCAATCATCATGCTGACGGCAAAAGGGGAAGAGATCGACAGAGTCCTCGGTTTTGAACTTGGTATTGATGACTATGTTGTCAAACCGTTCAGCCCCCGTGAACTGAACCTTCGAATACGGGCGGTGCTGAAAAGGGATAGAAGAACGTCTGCTAAAATGCAGGAAATCCTGAATGGAGATGGTATAGTTATTGACCTTTCACGGCACAGAGTTACTTCGGATCAACGTGAACTGGAACTGACTCTCATGGAGTTCAAACTTCTCGTTGCACTGCTCAAAAGAAAGGGCGAGGCACAATCGCGAGAGACGCTGCTCAGCGATGTATGGGATGTAGACAGAAACATAAACACCAGAACTATTGATACCCATATTACAAGGCTCAGAGAAAAGCTTGGAGAAAAGGGCAATCTGATCAAGACACTGCGGGGAATAGGCTACAAGTTTGAAGGGGAAAAAGAGTAACGCCTGATTCATGATACTAATTCGGTTAATGCTGCATCATGAATGATCTGGCGGTGCAGGGGGATGCGCACTTCAGGCCGGAGATGATAAGGATAAAAGGCTCCTTCCAGGAGCTCATGGTTCAGAAATATAAGCTCATCTTC
This region includes:
- a CDS encoding response regulator transcription factor, with the translated sequence MSNPLLLVVEDDRNLSKLLEFNLERAGYACNISESGENAFEQLSRKCFDLILLDIMLPGMNGFELCQKIKQHQIYKDIPIIMLTAKGEEIDRVLGFELGIDDYVVKPFSPRELNLRIRAVLKRDRRTSAKMQEILNGDGIVIDLSRHRVTSDQRELELTLMEFKLLVALLKRKGEAQSRETLLSDVWDVDRNINTRTIDTHITRLREKLGEKGNLIKTLRGIGYKFEGEKE